The window ACGCCATGGACAACACCAGCGACAACACCAGTGCGCCGACGATGGCCCAGAAATCCGCGGCGATGTCCTTGGCGTAAACCATCACGCCCACGGCCGGCGGCACCAGCAGCAACGGCAAATAACGCAGCAGGCTGCTGGCCGCCAGGTTCAGCGGCTCGCCGACCTGCCCGCGTGAAATCAGGTACACCAGCAACAGCAGCAGGCCGACAATCGGCCCAGGCAGTACCGGTAAAAACAAATGGTTGATGGCTGTGCCCAGCAATTGGAACAGCACCAGCCAGGTCAGGCCACGTAACAACAT is drawn from Pseudomonas sp. 31-12 and contains these coding sequences:
- a CDS encoding CidA/LrgA family protein, which produces MLLRGLTWLVLFQLLGTAINHLFLPVLPGPIVGLLLLLVYLISRGQVGEPLNLAASSLLRYLPLLLVPPAVGVMVYAKDIAADFWAIVGALVLSLVLSMAFAGVLMQRMVKRHAHRGDRP